The window AGGATCTGATGGCGGCGCTTCGTTTCGCAGCCCAACCGAGAGACGATCTCTCGCTCGCCAGCCTGCTCGTGTCTCCCATCTTTGGATGGTCGCAGGAGCAATTGCTGGAGCATGGCTATCGTCCAGACCGCGTGCATCTGTGGGATCATTTGCGCAAATCGGCGCATGCGGAGGCGGCCAGAGCAGTCGAGCAGCTGAAGGGCCTGCTCGCCATCGCCGATTTCGAGCCGCCACAAGCGCTTCTCCATTGGATGCTTGTCGGCCCGTGGCGCGCGCGGGCGAAGCTGGTCGCGCGGCTTGGCCGGGAAGCGAACGATCCGATCGACGAATTGCTTGGTGCCGCGCTGCAATTTTCTGCATCGCATACGCCGAGCCTGCAGGGTTTCATCCGTTGGTTCGATATCGGCGATGGCGAGCTGAAGCGCGAAGCGGAGGGCAGCGGCGATCTGGTGCGTGTGATGACGGTCCATGGCTCCAAGGGCCTACAGGCGCCGATCGTTATCCTCGCCGATGCTTGCAGCGATCCCGATGCGTCCCGCGCCGTTACGCTGGAACTTGAAGAGAAGTCGCTGGATGAGAAAGACAAGTGGATGGTCCCCCTGCTGCCGCTCAGCAGTGCAGAGCGGGTAGGCCGCATTGCCGAAGTCGAGGAGGAAACCAAGGCCGCAGACCGGCAGGAACACTGGCGGCTCCTCTACGTCGCGATGACCCGCGCGGAAGAGGCTTTGTTCATCGGCGGCGCGCTCAAAAAGCGTGAGAAAGCGCCGAAGCCCGATAGCTGGTACGCGCGGCTCGAACCCCTGTTTGACGATGAGTTTGTCGACGATCCGATCTGGGGAGCGCGCGCTGAACTCGGCACGCATGCAGCGCCGGTGGCGCGTGAGAAGGCGGAAGATTCGTCTGAACGTTTGCCCATTCCCGCGTGGGCGGCGCGCCCCATCGGCCCCGAACCGCGCCCGCCGCGCCCGCTTGCGCCTTCTGCCGGCGCGGATGATGCCGGTGCCGATCCTCCGCTGCCTTCCGAGCAGGCCGCCGAAGCCGCGCGGCGCGGAGTGCTGATCCATGCCTTGCTCGAACGCCTGCCTGCTACTCCGCGTGATATGCGGCAGTCTGGCGGCGAAGCCTGGCTGGAACGCAACGCGCCCGATCTTTCCGAAAGCGCGCGTGCCGAGATGCTCGACCGCGCCCTGGCGGTGCTTGATCATCCTGACTGGCGCGAGCTGTTCGGCCCCGATGCGCTGGCCGAGGTGCCGCTCGCCGCAACGGTCGGCCCACGAGTCATTGCAGGCACGGCGGACCGCCTGTTGGTGACCGAAAACCGCGTCCTCGTCGCCGATTTCAAGACAGCGCGCCGCCCGCCGCAGTCGCTGGAGCAGGTGCCGGAGACCACGCTCGCGCAGATGGCGGCCTATGTCGCGGCGCTGAAGGTAATCTATCCGGGAAGCACGGTGGAGGCAGCGGTGCTGTATACCCAAACGCCGCAGCTGATCGCCATTCCCGCCGAGCTGCTATCGCGCCACGAGCCGGGTCTGAAAGAGTAACCCCGCCGGGGATAAACAAAAGCTATCGTGCGTTAGTTGTTGCGATAGCCCATGCGATGCCCAGATAGGGCGCAAGTGAAATTCAGGAGAAGCCACAATGGCCACAATCAATGTCACCGATGACAGCTTCCAGTCCGACGTGCTGGATGCCGACAAGCCCGTTCTCGTCGATTTCTGGGCAGACTGGTGCGGCCCGTGCAAGATGATTGCGCCCGCGCTGGAAGAACTGTCTGATGAGCTGGCCGACAAGGTCACCATCGCCAAGATGGACATCATGGAAAACCCCGATGTCCCCGGCAAGATGGGTGTCCAGTCGATCCCCTTCCTCGTCGTGTTCAAGAATGGCGAGCCGGTTGCCCAGCAGATGGGTGCCGCGCCGAAAAACGCTCTCAAGCAGTGGCTTGAATCGCACGTTTGACGGATTACGCGGGAAGCGCGTTCAGCCGCTCCACCATATCATCGTAAAGGCGAGGGCTGGCGGCACCGACCAGCCCTTTTCTTTGCCATTCATCCACGCGGTAGGGTGATCCATCGAGCCGCGCGGCCTTGCCGCCGGCTTCATTGAGCCACAGCACGCCTGCCGCATGGTCCCACGCGAGTGTACGCTCGAAAATCGAGACATCGTTCGTGCCGAGCACGAGGCGCGGGTATTGCTCCGCCGCGCAGTACGGAATGTCGGTGAGGCGATAGTGCGGGCAGATGTGCGCCTTAACAGCCTCGCGCTGCGCATCATCCATGAAGATGAGGGAGATCGCAGCGACCGGCGGTGTTTCTCCAGTTGAACCGGCTGAGACCTTTTCCCCGCCGATAAACGCACCCGTGCCGCTGTGTGCAACGCAGAAGCGGCCGGACAGGCAGTCATAGATCCAGCCCGATTGCGCCTCTCCGCCCGATGCGCGCGCGATGAGGATGCCAAAAGGCGGCTCACCATTGGTGAAATTGCGTGTGCCGTCGATCGGATCGACGATCCAGCAATCGCCTGCCAGATACTCAAGGACGCTCTCGTTGGCATGGGCGGCTTCTTCGCCGACCACCGGCACGCCCGGTGCGAGTTTGGATAACGCATCATGCAAAGCCTCTTCGCTTTCACGGTCGGCAATCGTTACCGGGTCATTTCCGCCTTTATCCTCCACCTGGTGGTCCGCAAGATTGCGAAAGCGCGGGAGAATGACCTGCTCACTAACCCGCCTCATCAGTCTGTGAATTTCGCGGTCGAGAACCTCGCTCACGAGCGGTAATCCGCATTGATGCTGATGTAGCCATGGGTCAGGTCGCAGGTCCAGACGGTGGCGTGGCCGTTGCCGATGCCGAGATCTACGGTGATCTCCACTTCATCCCCTTGGAGATGTTTCGCGACCGGACCCTCGTCATAATCCTCGACCGGCAGGCCGTTCTTCGCAGCCCAATGCCCGCCGAATGCAATGGAGAGTGTATCGCGGTCCGCAGGCTCTCCGGCCTTGCCGACGGCCATCACAACACGGCCCCAATTGGCATCACCGCCCGCGATAGCCGTCTTCACCAGCGGCGAATTCGCAATTGCCAAGCCCACGCGGCGCGCGCTGTCATCGCTTTGAGCACCGGACACCGAAACGGTAATGAACTTGCTCGCCCCTTCGCCATCGCGGACGACGAGATGAGCGAGCTCGCGGCAGACATCTTCCAGCGCCGCCATAAAGGCATCTGCGCCGGGATCATCAAAAGAGGTGAGGGGTGCATTGGCCGCCTTGCCAGTGGCGAAGGCCAACACCGTGTCGCTGGTCGACGTGTCGCTATCGACGGTGATACAGCTGTAGGTGCGCTTGTTTGCGGCGGAGAGGCATTCCTGCAGAAACGCAGGCTCGACCGCAGCATCGGTAAAGATATAGCCCAGCATCGTCGCCATGTCTGGCGCGATCATGCCGCTGCCCTTGATGATGCCGTTGAGCGTGACCTTCGTTTCGCCGATCATCGCGGTGGCCGTGGCACCCTTGGTAAAGGTATCCGTCGTGCCGATAGCCGCTGCTGCCTCTTCCCAGGTGCACGGTTCTGAAGTCAGGGCAGTGCTGACACCGTCGCGCGCCTTGTCCTGGGGCAAGGGCACGCCGATCACACCGGTCGAGGAAACGAGCACCTCTTCCGGACCGCAGCCCAATTGTTCCGCCACCTGTCCGGTGATCTGCTCCACCGCCTCGCGCCCGCGATAGCCGGTAAAGGCGTTCGAATTGCCCGCATTGACGATCAGCGCCCGCGCGCGGCCTTTGGCAACCCTCTCGCGACCCATTTCGACTTCGGTCGAGCAGCACACATTGCGCGTAAAAACGCCCGCCAGCGCGGTGCCCTCGGCCAACTCGGCATAGGTCAAATCCGCCCTGTCCCAATTCTTGTATCGCGCCCGCGCGACGCGCAGCGTCACTCCGTCGATCGCGGGCATGTCTGGAAAAGGGCGGGCAAGCGGGGAAGTCTCAAGATCCATGGCCATGTCTTTAGGCGGCGCATCCGCGCACGACAACGCAAGCTTTCACCCGCAATTCACCCAATCCGGCGTAGACTTCGCGGACATAATCGCTATCTGGAACCCAAATGCTACGCCAATTGCTCACCTTGCTTGCCGTTTTCTCGGGCTTTACGCTCGCGGCAGAGCCTGTGCAGGCTGCACAGGGCGCGGTGGTAAGCGTTGCCAGCGCGAGCGAATGCACGGAGGCTCAACCGGCTGTTTACGCATCGGTGGAGCATTCTGCGGTTGCGCAGGCATCGGCGGTGGTGGCGGACAAGGGCTGCGAACAGCGCGCCCAGATCCTGCCCGCGCCCAGCATTATGCTTCAGGCAGACCGCGCGCGCGAATAGCGCCCGCATTCCAGACACATTCCCGAATTTCTCAGGCAGGCGCAGCTGTGCGCGGCCGCCATTCCCATATTATCAGACAGGTAATCCGCCATGTGGCAGACAATCGCCAAATCCGTTTTCGGTTCTTCGAATGATCGTTACGTCAAATCGCTCGACAAGATCGTCGCGCGGATCAACGGCCTTGAAGAACAACTCGCCGACTTCTCCGATGACGAATTGAAGGCACAGACGCTCAAATTCCGCAAGAAGCTGGAAGAAGGCCAGACGCTCGACGATATCCTGCCCGAGGCTTTCGCCACCGTGCGCGAAGCATCGAAGCGCGTGCTCGGCATGCGTCACTTCGATGTGCAGATGGTCGGCGGCATCGTGCTCCATCGCGGCGAAATCGCCGAAATGAAGACGGGTGAGGGTAAAACCCTCGTCGCCACGCTCGCCACCTATCTCAACGCGATTGAGGGCAAGGGCGTGCATGTCGTGACGGTGAACGACTACCTCGCCCGGCGTGACGCTGAATGGATGGGCCGCCTGCACGGCTTCCTTGGCCTGACCACCGGCGTCATCGTGCCGAACCTGCCCGAAGCTGCACGTCGAGAGGCCTATGCCGCCGACATCACCTACGGCACGAACAACGAATTCGGCTTCGATTACCTGCGCGACAATATGAAGCAGGAACGCCGCCAGATGGTGCAGCGCCCCTTCAACTTCGCTATCGTGGACGAGGTCGACTCCATCCTGATCGACGAAGCGCGTACGCCGCTGATCATCTCCGGCCCGACCGAGGACAAGAGCGAGCTCTACATCGCGCTGGACGAGCAGGTGAAGAAACTGGTCAAGGACCAGGAAGCGATGGAGAAGGAAAACGGTGGCCCGATGCCTGAAGGCGAGGGCTATTACACCAAGGATGAGAAGAGCCGGAACGTCCAGCTGACCGAAGATGGTGTCGAGGAAATGGAGCGCCGCCTGATCGAGGCTGGCCTGCTCGAAACCGACAATCTCTATGACGTCGAGAACACCCAGGTCGTCCACCACATGGATCAGGCGATGAAAGCCGTGGTCATGTTCAAGAAGGACACTGATTACATCGTGAAGGATGACAAGGTCATCATCATCGATGAATTCACCGGCCGCATGATGGACGGTCGCCGCTGGTCGAACGGCCTGCACCAGGCGGCAGAGGCTAAGGAAGGCGTGGAGATCCAGCCTGAAAACCAGACGATGGCCTCCATCACGTTCCAGAACTACTTCCGCATGTATCCCAAGCTTTCGGGCATGACGGGTACGGCGGCGACCGAAGCGAGCGAATTCTGGGACATCTACAAGCTCAACGTCGTCGAAATACCGACCAATGTTCCCATCCAGCGCGTGGATGAGGAAGACGAGTTCTACAAGAATACGATGGATAAATTCGCGGCCATCGCGAAAGCCATCAAGGAAAAGAGCGACGGCGGACAGCCCGTTCTTGTGGGCACGGTTTCTATCGAAAAATCAGAGCTTTTGAGCCAGTTCCTCGAAAAGGAAAAGG is drawn from Aurantiacibacter sp. MUD61 and contains these coding sequences:
- the argJ gene encoding bifunctional glutamate N-acetyltransferase/amino-acid acetyltransferase ArgJ, translated to MDLETSPLARPFPDMPAIDGVTLRVARARYKNWDRADLTYAELAEGTALAGVFTRNVCCSTEVEMGRERVAKGRARALIVNAGNSNAFTGYRGREAVEQITGQVAEQLGCGPEEVLVSSTGVIGVPLPQDKARDGVSTALTSEPCTWEEAAAAIGTTDTFTKGATATAMIGETKVTLNGIIKGSGMIAPDMATMLGYIFTDAAVEPAFLQECLSAANKRTYSCITVDSDTSTSDTVLAFATGKAANAPLTSFDDPGADAFMAALEDVCRELAHLVVRDGEGASKFITVSVSGAQSDDSARRVGLAIANSPLVKTAIAGGDANWGRVVMAVGKAGEPADRDTLSIAFGGHWAAKNGLPVEDYDEGPVAKHLQGDEVEITVDLGIGNGHATVWTCDLTHGYISINADYRS
- the secA gene encoding preprotein translocase subunit SecA, with amino-acid sequence MWQTIAKSVFGSSNDRYVKSLDKIVARINGLEEQLADFSDDELKAQTLKFRKKLEEGQTLDDILPEAFATVREASKRVLGMRHFDVQMVGGIVLHRGEIAEMKTGEGKTLVATLATYLNAIEGKGVHVVTVNDYLARRDAEWMGRLHGFLGLTTGVIVPNLPEAARREAYAADITYGTNNEFGFDYLRDNMKQERRQMVQRPFNFAIVDEVDSILIDEARTPLIISGPTEDKSELYIALDEQVKKLVKDQEAMEKENGGPMPEGEGYYTKDEKSRNVQLTEDGVEEMERRLIEAGLLETDNLYDVENTQVVHHMDQAMKAVVMFKKDTDYIVKDDKVIIIDEFTGRMMDGRRWSNGLHQAAEAKEGVEIQPENQTMASITFQNYFRMYPKLSGMTGTAATEASEFWDIYKLNVVEIPTNVPIQRVDEEDEFYKNTMDKFAAIAKAIKEKSDGGQPVLVGTVSIEKSELLSQFLEKEKVKHAVLNARMHEQEAHIVAQAGRIGAVTIATNMAGRGTDIQLGGNVEFRIDDELSEMEDGPEKDAAIEKIKAEVAEEKQKVLDAGGLFVLGTERHESRRIDNQLRGRSGRQGDPGLSRFYLCLEDDLLRIFGPDTLFAKMMNANLEDGEAIGSKWLSKAIETAQKKVEARNYEMRKQVVQYDDVMNDQRKVIYEQRSEIMDSERVDDVVEDMRRDAINAMVVSACPPGSYPEQWDTDGLKEKITEVLGLDVPMDQWLEEDQIEPEIFEERLQELSEQKMTEKTADIPEDAWRRVEKSILLERLDYHWKEHLATLDALRQVVFLRAYAQKQPINEYKQEAFGLFELMLDTLREDVTKVLLTSQFRPAPPPRPRDLPDLPDFMTGKIDPLTGEDNSRDNDGSAQRAPLFGTLAGAPVASTGSGGAQSEDPYKDMNISRNAPCPCGSGSKYKHCHGAQA
- a CDS encoding inositol monophosphatase family protein; its protein translation is MSEVLDREIHRLMRRVSEQVILPRFRNLADHQVEDKGGNDPVTIADRESEEALHDALSKLAPGVPVVGEEAAHANESVLEYLAGDCWIVDPIDGTRNFTNGEPPFGILIARASGGEAQSGWIYDCLSGRFCVAHSGTGAFIGGEKVSAGSTGETPPVAAISLIFMDDAQREAVKAHICPHYRLTDIPYCAAEQYPRLVLGTNDVSIFERTLAWDHAAGVLWLNEAGGKAARLDGSPYRVDEWQRKGLVGAASPRLYDDMVERLNALPA
- the trxA gene encoding thioredoxin gives rise to the protein MATINVTDDSFQSDVLDADKPVLVDFWADWCGPCKMIAPALEELSDELADKVTIAKMDIMENPDVPGKMGVQSIPFLVVFKNGEPVAQQMGAAPKNALKQWLESHV